The genomic segment CTCCCAGACGCAGAGCCTGAGAGCCTTTCCCAAGCCCTCTGGCTTGGCCACAGAGAGTAGACTGAGAGCTGGGGCCACATATCCCTGTGCTGGCGCCTGCTCCCTGTGCTCAGTATTAGTTCTCCCCCTTAACTGTCCCGGTGACCTCGTCCACACCTCCACCCAGGAAAAGAGGGAAGGGACGCGGCACTGGGCTGCCAGGATTTCCCCGACCCATCTGGGCCAACCCTTCCATGGGTGTAGACGAGCAAGTCCCTACGGGGGGATGTGGCCCAGAAGGCCATTTGTGGGGTTCCCTAGGCCAGGTGGAGATGAGGATGGGTAACAGTATTGGGGCCAGATCCCTAAGCCCCCCAGCTGTAAATAGGCTGTGGCCAGTGCCTGGTCGTCAGAAGTGGGAGGAGGAGCCCAGGCTTctgtttatgtatgtatttatttatttattacaccTATTAATAAAAAAGGTGCTCAGCCTCCAAACCATCTTCTCGTTGTGCTCCCCCCATCCTTCCAGAAGGATAGCTGGGATAGGatgaagagggaaagaagaactTGAAGTCCAGGAGCCTAAGCCAGGAGCTGCTTCTGGAAGGTGCTGAGGCCCAGAGTATCATGGGTGAGATGCCCAAATGTGTGGCCAAACTGGAACTTATACCCTGTGTGGCCAAGAGAGGCTGTCATGTGTAGCCAGTGGCATGGGAAAGCCATTTAATTCTCAGCCAATCGGCCAGACCCTCCAAACTGCCCTCTGAAATCTGGCCCTAACTCCCCACCGTGAgcttcctcagtttccttttctgctgATGAGAAAGCTGAACCACATGATGTGCAGTCCCCCCATTTCTATTAGTTCCAACCCCCCAAACCACCTTCACCTATTCCACACCCACACAAGCACCCCAGCCCCCGAAGCCTCCCCGGGGGCCGTTCCCACCTGGCACATAGCCCCCGTAGTTAGGTACGAGCCCCAGCCTCTGCGGGTAGATCCTGGGAAGTGGGGGGAGGTGTTTGGGATCCTTCTGGGCTCCGCCCTGTGAGTCCTTCTGCCCAAATTCCCGCAGCGCCTGGTTGGTGAGCACAGGAAAGGTGGAGCCGAAGAGGAAGCGGGCACGGGGAACGTAGCCAGTGAAGCCTGCGGGGGATGGGGACACTGAGCCAAGACATCCCGGGGCCTCCCCGACCCTTTGGTCATCACCCACCTCTTCTCACCTGACATGAAGAACTTCTGAGGGTCTCCGTCATCCATGGAGTAGGGGGAAGCCTGTGAGATAGTTGATAAAAGAAAGATAAGGCTATCCAGTTCAGCCCCTCTGCTCTAACGCACGCTCCCAGGGAGGTGGAGCTGACGGTCAAGCCCACATGCCAGTACCCACAGCCACACTCCCCATGGCCACCCCAGGCCTGGACACAGAGGCAAGACTCCCCACCTCCGCCCACTTTACTACCCCCGTCCGCCCTCTGCactccccacctccagccactGTGCCCCCCAGCCTCCTTGCTCTCACTTGGTCCACCTCCTCCAGCgctgtctccttctcctcctccagctcTAGCCCCGGCTTTGACTCTTGGTCTTTCTCCAAGTCTTTTTCTCCCTTGGCCTCCTTGGGCAGCTCTTGGCTCCCTTGCCCACCATGCAGCTGGGTAAAATCATGCAGGGCCTCAGCCCAGACCTGGCTGCAGTTCTTGGCAAAGATGAACTGTGCCCGGGGTATGAAAcctgggcaggcagggggcaAGGAAGATTTCTGTTAGCATTTGGAACACATCTTCTGGGATGGGGGCGCCTGTTCGTACCTGTGTACAAACCTGTGTACCCAGGGATCATGCAGGAGCTGAGCCTTTCGTGCCCACGCCTGAGCCGTAGGCTCCCCCTGGGAACCTCAGGAGATCTTGGAGACCGGATGGGAGGCAGAAGTGTGCGATGGGCAGGGGGCCAGGCTAGACCAGGAGGGCCTCGAAGTAGCTGGCCAGTCACCTGCCCGTAGGTCTGGCCCATGCTGAACCGAAGTAGTGGGCAGTGTCCCGTGTACCTGTAGCACAGGACTCACCACTCACCTCCAGAATCCCCCATCCCCGGGGCCAGAACAGACCAGGAGCCCTGCTCTTTCTGGACTCAGCTGTTACATATATTTGGAGCAGGTGTTTCTAAGTTCTCTGCCTGGGCTGTCTATCCTTCCTGTCCCTGTTCCCATGGAGAAGACAACACAAAGCTTCATGGCAGATCTGGCTGTCACCATTCCCTGGCTTTTCCTTTTGCATACAGCACCATAGAGACCCCAACCCTGGGCCCCCCAAACCAATACATCTGCTTCGCCCCAAGGTCTAGGTGGCATAACTCCTACATCCCTCTATCCCTATACCCTATTCCCAGCAGCAAGCAGGGGGTGTGCTGGGTAGAAGTCTTACCCTGGAATGTAGTGAGGGTTCTGAGATTTGAGCCCCGGTATGAAGGTGCTGGTCACAGCCATGGGAACCCAGGCAGTTCCTTTGTTTCCCTTTGAGCCGGGGCTCTGGGCTGTGTGTACTGTGTCCAGGGCTGTGGGGCCGGAGGAAGGGGCGGGGCTGAGTGGGA from the Eulemur rufifrons isolate Redbay chromosome 7, OSU_ERuf_1, whole genome shotgun sequence genome contains:
- the CIMIP2B gene encoding ciliary microtubule inner protein 2B; the encoded protein is MAVTSTFIPGLKSQNPHYIPGYTGHCPLLRFSMGQTYGQVTGQLLRGPPGLAWPPAHRTLLPPIRSPRSPEVPRGSLRLRRGHERLSSCMIPGYTGFIPRAQFIFAKNCSQVWAEALHDFTQLHGGQGSQELPKEAKGEKDLEKDQESKPGLELEEEKETALEEVDQVRARRLGGTHRLPPTPWMTETLRSSSCQALREFGQKDSQGGAQKDPKHLPPLPRIYPQRLGLVPNYGGYVPGYKFQFGHTFGHLTHDTLGLSTFQKQLLA